TGTACACTTACAAGCATTTTGGTTCTAATTCGATTCTCGTGGGTGATTTTTACACAGGTAGTACTTTCCCCTCAATCTATCAAGGTGCTTTATTTGTTGGTGATTTCAGTCAAGGAACTATTGATGCTTTGATCTTAGATAGTCAGGGTAAAGTTGTCTCAGTTAAGCGATTTGCTTCCCAAACAGACAGACCTAATCTAGGACTGCCTACACAAATCACCACTGGCCCCGATGGCAATTTGTACTATGCAAACTTGACCGGAGGCCAGATTAATCGCTTCCGACCTGTTTAGTGATGACCTGAAGGAGGCAGGAGGCAGTCCCGATAAAACAAGTTTCTAAAGCCTTGGATGAAAGAGGGACAAGGGAGACAAGAGGGACAAGGGAGACAAATAGTAAATGACTCTTTCAAGTCAGGAGGTAGAAAGAAGGAAGTAAACTTTTTATACCTGATTTTAAATCCTGTACTTTATGCCTTATCTAGTTGAAAACTGCTGTATCAGTGAACAGTTATGCGACTGTTCACTGATTTTGCTTAAGAGAACTTTGTCAAAAATCCCAACAATTTTTTGGTATTTGATGTCAAGAGTGTTCGACGATAAGCGTCAGCCGCTTTTTTAATTGCTTCGGCTTGAGTGGGATAAGGATGAATTACACTGCTTAATTTACTCAAACCGATTTTATTTACAATTGCCGTAGTCACCTCTGAAATCATCTCACCTGCGTGACTGGCAACAATAGTTGCACCAATAATTTCATCAGAACCCTTTTTATGGTAGATTTTGAGAAATCCTGACTCTTCATCATCTGCGATCGCTCGGTCTACACTACTAAAAGGTATTTTAATTGTTGTCACCTCAATACCTAATTTTTGCGCCTCGTGTTCATACAACCCTACGTGAGCAATTTCTGGGTCAGTATAAGTTACCCAAGGCATCACCAGATTACTGAGTTTCGAGCGTCCCAAACCAAAGGGAGAAAACAGGGTATTTTTAATTACAATGCGCGCTGCGGCATCAGCAGCATGGGTAAACTTCCAGTTCATGCAGATATCGCCAGCTGCATAAATTTTAGGATTGGTTGTTTGGAGATAATCATTTACCTTCACACCTTGGCGCTTGTCATATTCTACACCCACAGCTTCTAAATTTAGATTTTCGACATTTGGCGATCGCCCCGCACCGACTAAAATTTCATCGACAGTCACCGAATCTCGATGACCATTGCTAGAAAAGTAAAGCCGTTTTCCCTCAGTGACAGTTACCACTTCTTCCAACTTGGAATTCAGTACTACCCGAATGCCTTCGCTAATCAAAACCTTTTGGAGAATTTTAGCAGCCTCAGCGTCTTCCTTATTGAGAAGATGAGAACCACTATGGAAAAGCACCACCTCACAACCCAAACGCCGAAAAGCTTGCGCCAATTCGCAACCAATGGGGCCGCCACCAATCACCGCCAAATATTCCGGCCGTTGAATCAGAGAAAAAACCGTCTCATTCGTCAGATAACCTGCCTGTTCAATTCCCGGAATCGCCAGTTGTGCAGCTCTTGCGCCAGTCGCAATTACAGCTTTTTTAAACTTGAGGGTTTTATCGCCAACTTCCACGGTATTTTTACTTGCAAATCGACCACTACCCAAAAAGACATCGACACCCAAGTTTTGAAACCGCTCCGCCGAGTCATTATGGCTGATATCAGCTCTTACCCGCCGCATCCTGGCCATAACTTTGGAAAAATCAACATCAATATTATGTTGGGGAATATTAACTCCTAAATCTTTAGCATTCAAGATTTCGCCAACGACGCGAGCAGAGCGAATAATAGTTTTAGATGGTACGCAACCAACATTTAAGCAATCCCCACCCATAAGATGCTTTTCAATCAACGCTACTTTTAAACCCAAATCCAGACCTGCTGCACCCGCCGCCACCACTAATCCCGCCGTACCAGCACCAATTACTACCAAATCGTAAACATCGGCGGGTTGAGGATTAACCCAATTTGGTGGATGGACGTAAGACAGCAACTTTTGATTATACTCATCCACTGGGCGAACTGTGACTCTCTCGAATTCAGAATTGGTCATTGGCGAAACCTCTTTTAAGAATTGAAAATACTAAAGTCAACATAAATTTGGAGACTGGTATTCTTTCTTTTGAATGATTGTTTAATAAGAATTACATCTTTGCACTGTTTTATCGGTTTGAGAATTGACAAATAATCTACTTTGCTGAAATAGCAGGAAGTTTTCAAACGCATAGGCGCTTGCTTCTCAACGAGACGCTACGCGTAGCTTGCTTCCACGTACTCTTACAGAGAAGCAAGCTACGCGTAGCGTGCCGTAGGTAAGTGGTACGCCTTCCCGCAGGGAAGGGGCGCTGAGTCAACACACAGAGAAGTCTGAACGGTGGGGACACAGAGTTTTGTCAAAAAAATATTAAGAAATCAACAAATTTAATTAATTTATGCAGCTTACCCTGGCTGAGAAAATCCCTGGCAAGCGTCAATAATACAGGATACTGTGCTGTTTACAAGTTTCTCCATCGTCTGGAGACTGATTGCCGGTTCAGAAAACGGAAAATTCCAAAATATTTTTCCCTGAAAAGTTGTGACAGTTGCACAGAAAACACCTCCATAAGCAGCGAGCGATGGTATAAAGCTGATTTCTTCTATTTCGAGTGAACCGTAAACTCTGGGGATGTTTACTCGACCCACGTTGCTGACAGATACCGTCGCCAATACTTCATCAGGTCGTCTGAGAAGTGACTCGACATTATGACTGAACGTCAATACTCTGCTGAACACGTCGCCCTGCTCTAAACCAGCGTCAAGCTCTTGTTTTATATCCCGTGCTAATTCCCAGAATGATGCATTTATTTGTAGGGTGTGAAATGATATCAGAGATGAAGTCAGCACTATCATGTTCTCATTGCTAACAACTGGTTTTAGACGTTGACGTAAATTAACAGCCGTTCGGCAACTCACGCGCACATCATTAGTCTGACCTGCGCTGATTTTTCTCACCACTGCAAATAGCATCGCTGCACAAAAAGCACCTTGCAGTGTTGTCTTCTCCTGCCTGCAAGTATTTATAAGCTGCTGAG
This Nostoc sp. C052 DNA region includes the following protein-coding sequences:
- a CDS encoding mercuric reductase, whose protein sequence is MTNSEFERVTVRPVDEYNQKLLSYVHPPNWVNPQPADVYDLVVIGAGTAGLVVAAGAAGLDLGLKVALIEKHLMGGDCLNVGCVPSKTIIRSARVVGEILNAKDLGVNIPQHNIDVDFSKVMARMRRVRADISHNDSAERFQNLGVDVFLGSGRFASKNTVEVGDKTLKFKKAVIATGARAAQLAIPGIEQAGYLTNETVFSLIQRPEYLAVIGGGPIGCELAQAFRRLGCEVVLFHSGSHLLNKEDAEAAKILQKVLISEGIRVVLNSKLEEVVTVTEGKRLYFSSNGHRDSVTVDEILVGAGRSPNVENLNLEAVGVEYDKRQGVKVNDYLQTTNPKIYAAGDICMNWKFTHAADAAARIVIKNTLFSPFGLGRSKLSNLVMPWVTYTDPEIAHVGLYEHEAQKLGIEVTTIKIPFSSVDRAIADDEESGFLKIYHKKGSDEIIGATIVASHAGEMISEVTTAIVNKIGLSKLSSVIHPYPTQAEAIKKAADAYRRTLLTSNTKKLLGFLTKFS